ttttttgttttccttttttttttcattttacgtcAAATAGGCGTGTAGGTTATCTCTTCGCTTCGATATATTAAATGATTTTTGATAAGTAGAAACACTAAGTAGGTGAAGTAAAATGCATCGAATATTTGCTGGGATCAGTAGCCTACACTGCCAGCGGAATCTCAAGAAATGATGCATATGATGTGGGATTAAACTCACTCTTTCGTGTAttcggatgatttttttttcttctttttttttttggcggcaAATCGCAAGGAATGAGGAGTAACATTTGCCTGCTGTGATGTATGAGACGTCGAATTAGACTGATTCATTCGTGTATTCGGAGCACATGTTCTTGGCGGCAAAAATCACAGGAGACAGATTGTAACATTTGCCAGCCGTGATGTGTAAGACGTTGAATTAAACTCATTCACTTGAGTATTCGGATCTCATGTTCTTTGTCAACTATTTTTATGcagttttctttcattgtttacaTGGATATTCTAACGATATCCTGTTTTACGACTTAGATATGGAATATCAAGGAAACGGGACACAGTACACAGATTTCCTCGCCGTATgctctatagtttttttttgcaAACCCAAATTCCGCAGCCATTTTGCCACCACCAATTCGAAATCAGCGGATTTTAGAAGTTTTTCTAACAACAATGGTGGCTGTACTAATGGAGAAAACGGCGAGGAGAGAATTTATATCAGAAATGTCAACAAAAGACAAAGGCAATGCGCAAAGACTGTGCCACATTTTGCCTTTGAACATGACATTAATATTTGTacgctctctctgtttatatctgttaACTCCTTATACAGAGATGTATATGTCACCGTTTGTATTCTGTTTCAAAACtcaataaaatttaaatgtaacttccttttttccatttcattgatGTTCTTGAACTTCGAGATGAATTTGAAATGGGAGGccatgagagaagagggaaaaaaagagaaaacatacaaGAAAAGACATTGAAGAAGTGAAATGAAATAGAGATTTTTTGAATGGTATAACagggaaaacacacaaacaaacaagaaatgaaatgaaaaccaaTCATCACATTTCTCCCCACCAccaaacacaaccacacgcactaaacaagacgaaatcaataaataaaataaccacATGAACAAATGAACTCTTCCAAATACCTTGAAGATCGACTCTTCAAAAATATCCCACTCCTGTCCCTCGACGTCCAGTTTTAGAAAATCGATATTCGACTCCTCGTGGTGAAGAATATACATGATGTTATCCAGAGGCCGGTATAAGAACTCAAAAGTGCTGTTCTTAACGTGGTTGATTTCCGTGTCGACGAGAAGCGACTTCCCGAGCCGGATATGGGCGAAGTGAACCCTGCAAGAAGACAAGGAGGTAATGCATTTTATTTCCGTTCACACAcattgtctatctatcactctgtctatctatttatctatctgtctgtctatctatttatctgtctgtctatctatttatctatctgtctgtctatctatttatctatctgtctgtctatctatttatctatctatctgtttatctatatatatacatatgtatacacatatataattatatgtatgaatatatatgtatatatgcatatatatatatacatatatatatatatatatatatatatatatgtttgtaggtatatttccatatatatataagtacatttctgtatgtgtttatatatatatatatatatatatatatatatatatatatatatgtatgtatgtatgtatgtatatctctcactctatatatagacatatatatgtatgcatgtatgtgtatgtatatttatatatatatatatatatatatatatatatatatagatatagatatagatatagatatagatatataaacgaatgttttataaatacatatattcacaaaatatatatatatatatatatatatataatatatatatgtatatgtatatatatatatgtatataaatatacatatatataaataaataaatatatatatatatatatatatatatatatacatgcgtttgtgtgtgtgtgtgtgtgtgtgtgtacattatatatatatatatatatatatatatatatatatatatgtgtgtgtgtgtgtgtgtgtgtgtgtgtgtgtgtgtgtgtgtgtgtgtgtgtgtatgcattatatatatatatatatatatatatatatatatatatatatttatatatagatacatggaaCTATGTCGAGCTTCTGTGGAAAAACGACGGCCGTACGTTTATCAGACGGTGGGTCAGTGACATCGATAGGTTGCGTTATTGGCTGGGGTTCTaaatgccatacacacacacacataaacacacgcacgcacacacgcacgcacacgcacacgcacacgcacacgcacacacacacacacacacacacacacacacacacatatatatttacatataaatatatgtctgcatgtgtatatatacatctatatacacatgtataattatatgtataaatatgtttatatatgcatatatatgtatgtatacatatgtttgtatgtatatttccatatatatatatatatatatatatatatatatatatataagtacatttctgtgcacgtgtgtttatatatatatatatatatatatatatatatgtatgtatgtatgtatgtatgtatatctctctctctgtatatagacatatatatatatatatatatatatatatatatatatatgcatgtatgtatatatatagatatagatatagatgtagatatataaacgaatgttttatatatacatatattcacaatatatatatatatatatatatatatatatatatatatgtatatatatgtatatatatatgtatatatatacatatgtgtgtatatatgtatatatatatatatatatacatatgtgtgtgtgtgtgtgcgtacacacacacacacacacacacacacacacacacacacacacacacacacacacacacacacacacacacacattttgtttatatatatatatatatatatatatatatataaacaaaatatacatacgtatataaatacatatatatacatatatacacatacatacaaacatatgcatacatatatatgtatatatgtatatagaaattatacatatttatatatatatacataatacacacacacaaacacatacacacacacacacccacacacacacacacacacacacacatatatatatatatatatatatatatatatatatatgtgtgtgtgtgtgtgtgtgtgtgtatgtgtgtgtgtgtgtatgtgtgtgtgtgtgtatgtatatgtatatatacatatatatatatgcatatatgcatatatatgtatacacacacgtgtgtgtatgtgtgtgtgtatatatatatatatatatgtgtgtgtgtgtgtgtatttgtgtatgtgtgtataatatatatatatatgtgtatatatatatgcatatgtatgtatatgtatatgtatacatgtatacacacacacacacaaactcacacacatacacacacacacacacacacacacacacacacacacacacacacacacacacacacacaaacatatatatatatatatatatatatatatatatatatatgtatgtatatctatctatctgcctatctatatatgtgtgtgtgtgtgtgtgtgtgtgtgtgtgtgtgtgtgtgtgtgtgtgtgtgtatgcatttttatctgtaaaaacagaaatatgtgtatatatgaatatatatatacatatatatatatatatatatatatatatatatatatatatattccatgttaCATCCCATAAAGAACACTCTAAATCAACATACAATTATTCACACccacgctccctcccccctcccccacaccccacacccacatcaATACCTCCTTTACCTCGGGAATGGATTTCGCTTGTATATATCATGGTAAATATCGTCATCGAAGGCAAACACATCACATCCGTAGCCTCCCATGGCTTTGTCGAAACTGAAGTCATGGCCGATTCCGATGGAGTATACTATGCACGGTCTGGTAGGGGGCGCCACGCTTTCGTCGGCACAGAATTTTCTGGAATGGAAGTTTTATTAGATctatgtcgttattattgttgtggttgttgttgtttgaagTTAGATTTCTGTTAGAATTGATTAATATTCTGATGGTTCATAAGAAGGCAAATGATGAGATACAGCGTTGGTAGACAGAACGAAGTCTATGACActgacaaagaaaatataatacacagtttatatatacatacacatgtatatatacatttatatacatatatagaaatatatatacatatgtatacatatacatatacatatatatatatgcatacacacacaaatacacacacacacacacacacacacacacacacacacacacacacacacatatatatatatatatatatatatatatatatatatatatgtgtgtgtgtgtgtgtgtgtgtgtgtgtgtgtgtgtgtatacacagacacacacgtgcatatatatacatatacatatatatatatgtatatataaatacacatacacacaaacacacacacacacacacacacacacacacacacacacacacacacacacacacatcacacacacacacacactatatatatatatatatatatatatatatatatatatatatatatatacatatatatgtataaaaggtatgaatgagaatgaatatcttcacaatacaagatatattcattctcattcataccttttatacatttgtcaacatgaacgcggttcatatatatatatatatatatatatatatatatatatatatatatatacatacatatatacatatacatatatatgtatatacttacaatacttacatacatacatgcacatatattcttCAGAATCTGAATTGAAAGCAAATATGTAATGAACAGATGaacaaataatgattttaaatcaTACTTATCCCCATCAGGTACTCTCTGGCAGGTCCTTCCCCCTTGCTTCAGGATTTTGTTGCATCTGAATGTTATCGTAGTTGCAAGTTTCACAAGGGTTACAAGCGCCTGCAGATCGATCTCTGTGGTATTCGTGTGATTCGAGATTCTGTAGTGTGGCGGTAACCCAGCCGGTAGGCCTATAACACACGAAAGAAAACATATTTGATTTCATTAGTTTTTCTCTATTGTCATCAgggctgtgtgtttatatattagtaAAGGCCATAATAGAGGACAACGTAATTACCGAAGAATTCTTTATGATTTGTGGTTGGAATAGGAAGCGAGAATTTTCGAGCAAACTTGATGTCCTCGAACTTCGCCGGAGGAAGGATGTGTCTGTAGACGACGGGGGAGTTCAGCGCGCCCGATGCGCCGGCGTCTGTTGCGTCCTCGAGGCTCATTTCCTCAGCTTGTTTCCCGCCTACGGGCATAGGTTGGGGCCAGGGGTGAAATGGGCGTGAGTGAGGAGACATACAAAACAGAGCCTAAGACATGATCAAGATTGCTGAGAATTGTCCACATTTCACATTTCTccatcacccttttctttaattagcATAGAACAGTTTATATGTTTCGCAAAGAAATAAACTTATTCAATCCAGTCAGAATAAACAAACGCATATCCCGTACCGCAGTCTCCAGCAGCTGAGAGGTCGGTCACATGCAAACTGAAGAActggaagagaagaacaaggaagtAGACGCACGCAGGTAGGGTTAAAAGATGCTTCCACCTGCGGCCAATTCGCACCATGGTTGGACAAGGACGTCGGGCGCCTTCTACTTTCTTTGGGGCATCACTAAGCGAGAGAAAATACGTGGGGTTTTAGTCTGATatgtcttctgtttgtttgtctgtatatttatatatatatgtatatatattaacatatatatatataaatgtgtgtgtgtgtgtgtgtgtgtgtgtgtgtgtgtgtgtgcatgtgtgtgtgtgtgtgtgtgtgtgtgtgtgtgtgtgtgtgtgcatgtttgtgtgtgtgtgtgtgtgtgtgtacacaaacacacacacacatatatatatgttaatatatatatatatatatacacatatacatacacacacacacacacacacacacacacacacacatacacacacatatttatatatatatatatatatatatatgtatatgtatatatataatatatatatatatatatatatatgtgtgtgtgtgtgtgtatgtgtgtgtgtgtgtgtgtgtgagtgtgtgtatttatctatatgtatatgagtgtttgtgtgtgtacatatatatatatatatatatatatatatatatacacacataaatatgtctatatgtatatgtacacacagagacatatgatatatatatatatatatatatatatatatatatatatatatatatatatatatatttatttatttattcatttatttatttatctatttatttatttgcttatatatatatatatatatatatatagatatatatgtataggcctatatgtataccgtatatgtgtgtacacacacacacacacacacacacacacacacacacacacacacacacacacacacacacacacacacacacacacacacatacacacacacgcacatacacacacacacacacacacacacacacacacacacatatatatacatatatacatatatatacacacacacacacgtgtgtgtgtgtgtatatatatatatatatatatagatatatatatatatatatatatatatatatatatatatatgttaatacacacacacacatacacacacacacacacacacacacacacacacacacacacacacacacatacacacacacacacacacacacaccacacacactcacacactcacgcatatatataatatatatatatatatatatatatatatatatatttatatatatatatatatgtataggcctatatgtataccgtatatgtgtgtgtacgtacacacacatacatacacatacgcacacctatgcattatatatacgtgtgtgtatatatatatatacatatatatatatatatatatatatatatatatattatgtatatatatacatatatatgtgtatatatatacaatatatatatatatatatatatatatgtatgtatttatggatatgcATTCCTAAATGAGTATTTCCACATTTTTGTgggtatgcatgcacgcacatgtgTAAAGATTAGTATATGTACagcatgtgtgtgagcgtgcaatAAATTTGTGCAAGtccgtatatatgtgcgtgcatataggtgtgtgttcgtatgtatgtgcgtgcgtatgggtgtgtgtccgtatgtatgtgcgagcgtatggttgtgtgtatttatgttcatgTAAGTAGAtgtttttgcatgtatgtgtccTCACCTTAAAGATAAATACTTCTATTATTCAGCCTCACCTAAGAAAACTGAGCAAGACTGGACATCAACATGCCTTGTTTTGCTCTCCTCACATGCACTTAACAATCGGACGGGTCGAGAGTAAACGGATAATTTATTACGCTGATTCCACTGTTCTCAACCATTATACAGACTGCGACTTGAGCCACGCACACATGGGAATTTTTTTGTAACAGGAAAGTCGgaaagatattttcttttcctctacacTCTACGTTGCGGTCGTGCACGATTTATCAAAGatatttccttttgttattttctgttttgttttatctcgtgagttttcttttgtgtttttaaatTAATGAATACGAATTTTTCAACTTGGAAATCGACAAACATTGATATATCTGTATTTCAgatatatcaatattttaaatGAGCGACCACATATTTTCCTTATTTGACATAACTGGGGTCGACTGTTTGTTAGAGCCATTTGTTGCTGTCTAATTTCCAACACAATAAGGAAATATTTGAATGCTTAATGCGTAAACCTTTTGTTTATTGGAATCATCGTGATAGATATACAGGGCTAGAAACACGTAGCGGGTAACCATGGCAACACCATCAACAAAGGGGCGTTGGGTCGATATTTCCACGGAGAATTTTGCATTCATTTTGTGACagtttcgtttattcatttactaaTTTTATTTTCTAGGAAATATAATCTGTTTAGCTAAGTTTATGCTCGCATAGATTTATTTTCCATTGCATACATGTCAAAACATGTTAATCGTAAATGCTAATTTATGCAATATAATATACCAAATATTTTTATTGAGTAAATGTTCAATAATCACCTGCAAATATGTTCACTTATTAATTTGTTCACTTATTTCCTCATTCATTAAATTTTTACTTTGATTTATTTGCATGAGCTAAAATTgcgatacatgtacatatcacaACTAGACACTTTGATTTTCTGTACTGAAACGCTTTTACAATAAGATCATTTTAATCTAACTAGAATTAGAGCCACATGACACAAAGTGATTAAGTAAACAAATCTCAGCGTCTCCATAATATGCCACGACACGTGCGCTGAACGTCAGTGTGCCTCCAACATCGTCGGGCGGGAGGTGTTCGCGCTCCTCAGGAATGGGCGGGTAAGGCATGGCGGCTGCGGATGTTGTAGAGGTGGTGGgcgtgggggaggtggaggtgcgcCCACAGCTGGCTTCATTAACACTTGTACTCTCGGCGCAGAAGAACAGCCTGGAACTATGTCGAGCTTCTGTGGAAAAACGACGGCCGTACGTTTATCAGACGGTGGGTCAGTGACATCGATAGGTTGCGTTATTGTCTGGTGTTCTatatgccatacacacacacacataaacacacgtacgcacacacacacacacacgcacacgcacacacacacgcacacgcacacgcacacacacccatacgcacacgcacacgcacacacacacccatacgcacacgcacacacacacacatacacacacacacacacacaggcgcgcacacgcacacgcacacgcacacgcacacgcacacgcacacgcacacgcacacgcacacgcacacgcacacgcacacacacacacacacacacacacacacacacacacacacacacacacacacatatatatatatatgtgcgtgtgtgtgtgtattctctctctacatatatatgtacatttatatatatatacatacatacatacatacatacatacatacatacatacatacatacatacatacatacatatacatataggtatatatgtttgtatgtctgtatgtataggtatatatgtatgtttgtatgtatatgtaatatacccacacacacacacacacaaacacacttctctctctctctctctctctctttatatatatatatatatatatatatatatatatataaatgtatatatataatatatatgatatatatataatatatatatatatatatacatttaacgtatacacattgaaatatatatatatatatatatatatatatatatatataatatgtatatataatatatataatatatatataatatatataatataaatatatatatacacatttaacgtatatatattcaaatatatatatatatatatatatatatatatatatatatatataggtatgtggagaggatgtgtgcgtgcgttttaaGAAACTTCCTATTGCCTTCTCTTTTTTGCGTTCGGTTCAATGTACAGTATATTGTTTGTATTAAGCAAGTTCTATGGCATTCAGTGTCTGGAAAGCATATCCATTACCTGTCAAGTGGCCGTTTTTCCCCTCATCCATCCGACTTCCACTCTCTAtcatccatcttctcttcctcctcttttacaaGCAGCTCTACAACAACAAGGCCGAGGCGGAAGGtgtgacagaagaggaagaggtgcagACAGGCGAGAATGGTGAGGTCCTGCTTGCGGTGTTTGTGACAGCCATCTTGCCCGCCGAGGTGGCACGACCCGCTGCCAACACACTCTCGGGAAAGCTTGCCTCGACTGTAACCGTTCAGAAGGTGGGCAATGGcaaccaaggtctatataagtaattatatagacTTTGCTGACAACTGGGCAGCTTGGAAATGATGTTCGGAGGAATGAACATATCTTAAATATGTGTTTTACTAAATGTATGGCTTGGTAtggttatatttttgtatgttagTCTTTTGCTGAAGAGAATTTTGTAGTATATAATCCATAGATAAAATGGCATTACCTATATTTTCCCCTTATCTTTATTGAgtccatatatattaatagaaatcATTAGAAATGCGAGAACATGATATAAAGATCATCTAATACAAAacgtaaaaatataagtaaaaacacaggaaacgttttttttgtttttttttatcagaatgtTTCTCGTCATTTACCATCTTTTTGAAACCCAACAAGAAACGTTTTTTTCCCGAACGTTTTTCTTAAGCTATTCAccgtttggtttggtttggttttgatttgttttactaATTCCACTCTCATTTTTCAACCCTACGGCTTTCCTGTCCAGCTAGTCTACCGGCACTCCTCCACTTCCCTGTCGGAGGCCAGGGTGAAGGCAGGGCGGCGAGCGGCAGAGGAGGCGAGACAGAGGGCGGCAGACATGGCAGCTGCAGTTGGAGGGATGCTCGGCCCCTGTCTCACTGTGGTCGAAGACAAATGCACTCACCTTGCCACCACTCATGGTAGGTGGTCTTGAACCTAGCTGTGGCCCATGTTGATATAATTGGCTGATTAATCTATACATCTTGTCCATGACTGAAATTAtgtggttctttttctttttttgttgtgatTGGCTGGAAGTTGTagttttagtgtgtatatatatatacatatatattttatttatttatatatttatatatacatatatatgtatatatatacatacatatatatatacatacatatatatatacatacatatatatatatgtatatatacatacatatatatgtatattatacatatatacataatatacatatatataatgcatatatatataaaatatgtatatagtacatatatatatttatataaatatatatatatatttatatatatatatgtataatatatatatacatatacatatatatatatatatatatatatatatatatgtatgtatatatacatatatatatatatatatatatatgtatataaatatatatatgtatatatatacatgtgtgtatgtatatatatatatatatatatatatatatatatatataaatatatatatatatatatatatatatatatatatatatatatatgtatgtatatatatacatgtgtgtgtatgtgtatatatatatatatatatatatatatatatatatatatacacatgtatatatatatatatatatatatatatatatatacatgtatatatacatatatatatacatatatatatgtatatatatacatacatatatatatattttatacatatatacatataatttacatatataatacatatacttaatacatatacataatacatatacataatacata
This sequence is a window from Penaeus chinensis breed Huanghai No. 1 chromosome 10, ASM1920278v2, whole genome shotgun sequence. Protein-coding genes within it:
- the LOC125029497 gene encoding uncharacterized protein LOC125029497, with product MAAADVVEVVGVGEVEVRPQLASLTLVLSAQKNSLELCRASVEKRRPYVYQTLYNNKAEAEGVTEEEEVQTGENGEVLLAVFVTAILPAEVARPAANTLSGKLASTVTVQKLVYRHSSTSLSEARVKAGRRAAEEARQRAADMAAAVGGMLGPCLTVVEDKCTHLATTHDRSESWMVDTGLKHQETHALTPIIIQSTVRVKFSLLSYGVPKSKKS
- the LOC125029495 gene encoding uncharacterized protein LOC125029495, which gives rise to MVRIGRRWKHLLTLPACVYFLVLLFQFFSLHVTDLSAAGDCGGKQAEEMSLEDATDAGASGALNSPVVYRHILPPAKFEDIKFARKFSLPIPTTNHKEFFGLPAGLPPHYRISNHTNTTEIDLQALVTLVKLATTITFRCNKILKQGGRTCQRVPDGDKKFCADESVAPPTRPCIVYSIGIGHDFSFDKAMGGYGCDVFAFDDDIYHDIYKRNPFPRVHFAHIRLGKSLLVDTEINHVKNSTFEFLYRPLDNIMYILHHEESNIDFLKLDVEGQEWDIFEESIFKTDILERTRQLAIEVHMKKFCEKDLPPADLNGAIRKYIRFYEGLQTRGFQLAHHEPNYMGDEGVVTVGGITFAPLAEQLWVNTRVREGRRPSYRRPIDYYVDKLED